A window of Tachyglossus aculeatus isolate mTacAcu1 chromosome 26, mTacAcu1.pri, whole genome shotgun sequence genomic DNA:
atgaatgcatgaacctgCCAGGCCACATGTGTTTCTTCTGGTCCTAGGCTGGTGGGTGAGGGACCTGGTGTACGGCTTCCTTAATCCTTTCCAGGCCACGGTCTGACCCCTATGACCCTGGCTGGGTTAGGGGAGGTTAGAGGAccccgggtgggggggggcagggaggggagcacGAGGCTCAGGGTACCTTGGGGATGACGAAGCCGTGGAAAAGGATGTCTCGGACGGTGGCACGGGGGAAGCCGAGGGGGAGCAGATTGAGGTGGCGCTGGATCTCGTGGATGGTGGCATCTGTGTAGGGCATCAGGGCCCTGTCCTTGACCGCCGGGGCCCGCTCCTGCCCGATCACCTGGTGGATTTCCTCGTAGATCTTGTCTGGGGGTTGGAGGGACAACACCGGGGGATAGAGACATGTCAGCTTCCCTAGCCCCCCAAGTGCcatctcaccccaccccaccctccctgctCCTGCACGTGGccccagtgcaaagagcacggttctgtgggtctgaggatctgggttctaatccactctgCTTGCTCGGAGACCTTGGGCCGATCATTTCatatctctgcgcctcagttccctcgtcgtaaaatggagatcgagtgtgagctccatgtgggatagggattgcgcctgacctgattatcataaatcaacccctgtgcttagaacagtgcttggcacacagtaagcacctaagaagtaCCATAGTTATCACTAAATTATTATCaccgcagagcttagtactgtgcttgacacctTTATTGTTATCAATTATCAAGTGCTGTGGAGTAGTTTCTGATTCATGGTGACTTTATGgatctattttctccagaatgtcctatcttctgccGTAATCCGTAATCTTGCTAACGATTCTTCCCTgattgttgttatggtttctacgCATCTAACTGCTGGTCTTCCTCTTCCAcgtttttccctggacttttcctagcattagtgtctttgcCAGAGAATcaatcctcctgatgatgtgtcccaaatatgctaatccaagtcgagtcatttggccttccaaagaccaccttGGTTTAATTGGCTCCAAAACCCATAAGtatgtttttcaggcagtctgtGGTATTCGCCAAAGccaacatcacatttcaaaagagttgatgttctttctatcccgtttcttcactgtccagctttcagatccatacactgtcactggaaacaccaaagAATTGGcggtttgtatttttgtggcaattgttatatCGGCACATTTCATAGtttttttcaggctcctcatgggtAAATTTCCCTAaaattaatctttggcatatttcttgacttctagttctagtaaacacttaacaaatagagaaataGTGTTGcctgtggataaagcatggggctgggagtcagaaggacctgagttccactcccagctccgccacttttctgctgtgtgaccttgggcaagtcacttcacttctctgggcctcagttccctcatccataaaatgggggttaagactgtgagctccatgtgggacagggactgtgtccaacctgattaacaattatcattaaacaaactcaataaaaataaataccacaattattattagtagtagtagtagtagtaccgcaattcttattctaattattattattagtggtggtaGTGTCCAGCACATCACCTGCCACGGCCGGGTACTTGAGCAGGATGAGGAGGGCGTAGCGCAGGGTGATGGTGACCGTCTCGGTGCCAGCGATGAAGAGATCGTGGACACACATCTTCAGGTTCTCCAGTGTGAACTCGCTGTCCGGCTGCTGCCGCTCCTggggacggtgggacaggaggggGACGTGGGAAGCTgctcccaccctgaacccccaccATACTAGAAGCCCCACCTCTCCAggtcacccagagaagcagcggggcctagtagatagagcagcctgggagtcacaatgtcatgagttctaatccctgccctgccccttgtcggctatgtgaccttgggcaagtcacctcgtttctctgggccttagttccctcatctgtaaaatggggattacgactgtgagccccacgtgagacagggaccgtgtccaacccgactggcgcTCCTGCAACATGACTGGTTGCTGGACTGATATGGGGAGGGGCtggtggggctggggccggggctacCTGCTGCATCTTGAGGAGGAAGCTGTCGATGTAGTCTCGGGGGGCGCTGGGCTCCAGGGTCTCTCGGTGCTTGTCCACCCACGAGGCCCCGAAGTCCTGGATCCGGCGGATGTTGGTGAAGATTCTCTGGTGAGGGCCGGGCAGGTAGTCCATGATGGACGGGATCATGTTGTAGATCTGTGGGGGAGTGGTGAGAGGGGGAgtggtgagagagggagggagggctttcagATCTTGGTGGGCGGGGGCAGAAAAAGgggtacaccccccccccccaaccccaggtctTCTCTGCCACTCCTGGGGCCTCCCTCAGCCACCCTACCCTTCTGTGGATGTCTGTGACCACGGGTTTGGCTGTCCCGGGCTCCACGTCTGTCACTGATGTGGTGGGTCTCCTCTTTGTGTGGgagttctgtctcccccacgtcagtcagtcatatttattgagtgcctactctgtgcggagcactgtgctaagtgcttgaaagagtacaatatttatttgtatctatgtccgtctctccccccacagactgtaagctcactgtgggcagggaacgtgtttaccgtCTAGATGCCTACCATCTTTATTCTAACGTACTCTCCCAGAggctgtagacacgttccctgcccacagtgagcttacagtctgatgggggcggggggggggacagagacagtatacactcacacatacacacatggaaagaaacacagaaaggaggaggcatatagtccctgccctctagaagctgCCAATCTGATGgcagcttctcccactcccttctgcatcgccctgatttcttccctttattcatccccccttcctttccacggcacttacgtccctgtctgtcattttatttatttacattcatgtaagtctccccctctggactgtatgctcactgtgggaagggaatgcgtccCGCTAGATTGTTCTATCagaccctctcaagcgcttagtaataataataattacagtacttgttaagcgcttactatatgccaagcactgttctaagaactggctacaatttaatccagttggacacggtccctgtcccacatggggctcacactcatctccattttacaggtgaggtaactgaggccccgaggagtgacttgcccagggtcacacagcagacagggtggcggaggtgggattagaacccaggtccttctgactgccaaacccttgctctatccactaagtaacACTgcttgatctgcacacagtactcactcaatatgattgatggattgattgatagggaccctATGCCCTtcctctgtctgtccctccccctGCAGAGTTTGTGTGTGGGTGTCCCAGCAGGCTAGAAGCCCCTCGAGGAAAGAGATGggtccccctccaccctctgtcCCTCCCAACTTCCCAGGGCCCTGCCCACTCAGGTCAGACTGGGGCTGCCGCCCAAACAGTGTCCCCAGTCCCACTCTCCAGCCACTCCCCCCGGGACCCTGTTGGCATGCACCTGCCCGGACAAGGAGTTTTGCAGCTGGCTGCTCTCGTTAAGAAGCCGCATGAGGGTGAGGAAGTCATCGTCGGTGTAGGAGAACCGCTGTCCGAACACCACTTGGCAGATGACGTTGGCGGTCGCGCTGCCCAGGAGGAACCTGGGGTCGAAGGGCTGGCCTGGGCAGGTGGCGTGGTGACACGAAAGCTGGCAATATTATCGTCTCTGTTCCCCTACCCCCCGGCTAAATGTGCAACATTGACGTCTTCcctgattctcccaagcgcttaatggagtgttctgcacattgtaagtgctcagtagagacatcgataataataataataataacaataataatagtatttgttaagtgctaactgtgtgccaagccttgtactaagtgccgggtaaTCGGaacccacatggggatctcaATTCAGGTCAAACTTACTTTGTTCGGAGCACTCTGTTAAGTGCTCCAGAAAGTAAAATAGAACATTCcagaaccaagcgcttagtacagtgctctgcacacagtaagtgttcaataaatacaattgaatgaacattctAAGTCAGCAGGAGACCAGGGATCaaacccccgttttgcagatgagggagcagaggcccagagaaatgaagcatggcagtgtggtgtggtggatagaccatgggcctggcagttggaagatcatgggttcatatctcggctctgccgcctgtcagctgtgtgacctcgggcaagtcacctcacttctctgggcctcagttccctcatctgtaaaatggggattaagactgtgagcctattgcaggacagggacccgaagcagcgtggctcagtggaaagagcacgggctttggagtcagaggtcatgggttagaatcctgactccgccacatgtcagctgtgtgatcttgggcaagtcatttaacttctctgggcctcagttacctcatctgtaaaatggggattaagactgtgagccccgtgtgggacaacctgatcaccttgtatcctccccagcgcttagaacagtgctgtgtacatagtaagcgcttaacaaatgccaattgttGTTGTTAcctgtacccactccagcacttagtacagtgcctggcacagagtgagcgcttaacaagtaccactattatttttagtcacccagcagacaagcggtggagccaaaattagaacccaggtcctccaactccctggcccgtggcctgggggtaaactgaggctggagAGGCGATAGGGGGTGGGGCCGCTCACCCTGGGTTTTGCGGAATTCTTCCAGCAGACTCTGGGCTTCGTCCTGGACACGCTCCTCTAGGCCGCGCTTGCCCATCCCCCAGTCACGCAGGGCGCTGAGGGAGAAGCGGCGTAAATCCCTCCACCGCTCGCCTTTACTCATGATGATCCCTGGGGATAGAGGGACAGACCATCTTTGTTAGGGAGGCAGGGGACACAGGGGGAGGActggccgggggagaggggaccCAAGCGAGGCCCTCCAGAGTTTCTCCGGCTTCCCCGCAGAAGTCCCctttccccctgcttcctctccatcccgcATCGTCCACACACTTGGATCTGGGtaattttatttttagactgtgagcccactgttgggtagggactgtctctatatgttgccaatttgtacttcccaagcgcttagtacagtgctctgcacatagcgctcaataaatacgattgatgatgatgatgatttatccctttgctcttcccctctcctagccccaaagcacttatatccacatctgtcattttatttatttgtattgttgtctgcctcctcctctctagactgtgagctcattgtgagctgggaatggcactgtttattgttatattgtactctcccaagtgcttagtacggtgttctgcacacagaaagtgctcgataaatacgattgagtgaatgaaagaatgaatgaatctgtgacctttggacattggatattcttccttcctccaaccacacagcacttttaggggcatttctttaaattattgactatgaattacttattcatattaatgtctgtcttcccttcttgaAAGTGAGCACtttaggggcaggaaatgtgtctattaattctgttatattgtactctcccaagtgcttaatgcagtactctgcacatagcgctctataattaccattgattgattgccaactctgttgtattgcactctcccaagcgcttactgcagtgctctgcatatagtaagcactccttaaataccatcgattgattgccaactctgttgtaataataataataataatagttatggtatctgctaagcacttactatgtgccaggcactgtcctaagccctggggtggattcaagcaaatcaggttggccacagtccctgtccccggtggggctcccagtctcagtccccattttacagatgagggaattgaggcacagagaagtgaagtgacttgcccaaggtcacacagcagacacgtggtcccaagagcttagtgcagtgctctgcacatggtacgtgctccctaaatgctactgattgacagaTGGATTCTCTGGTGTCAAAGGGGCTTGGACACCCCTCCCGTGTTGGgtgtcccctcccgcccccttcctctcccgcaCCTAGGCCCCGGTTGGTGCGATCCAAAGAGGGGAAGCTGCCCCGGGCCAGGAACTCGTCTCCACGCTCCAACAACACCTCCCGCACCGCCTCGTAGCCGAGGACCATGACGGCCCGCTCCTCACCGAAGTGCACTGAGAACACCGGCCCGTAGCGGGCCCGCAGCTGCCAACACACAACCCTGCCATCCAGGAGCCGCCGCCTCCGGGCCGCCCACCCGGATCCAGGGGCCGGCGGAGAATCGAGGGGCCCAGGGTGGACCGCCCATGCGCCAGTGGAGTGCAGCTGGTCACCCCCCCGCCACTTCCCATTTGCCAGTCCAGTCGGCCACGGGGGCAAGGACCTTGGACTTTCCACCAACCAGGCCTCCTCCCCCAGGCAGCCCCTTCTGATTGATTAGTGTGGCCAACGTCATAACCCCCTCTTTCAACACCCAATAAGAGGTCTTTGGAGAACCATCCCGCCACaagtccctcctttctcttcttttgttctccccctccctcagcccctctctctccatctttctctttccttcccatcatctcccattctcctcttttctccctcccccttgttccaacattcctctctccctcccttgaccctcctCAACACCTGGATGGAATTGGCCAGGTCCTTGGTATCCATCTGCCTTAATGGCAGAACGCACccactccacacccagtaagagGTCTTTggagaccgccccccccccccgcccccagcaataAGTCCCTCCTTTGCCTTctttcattctccccctccctcagcccctctctccccatctttctctttcctccccatcatctcccattctccccttttctccctccccccggccccaacgTTCCTCACTCCCTCACTTGACCCCTCTCACCGCCTGGATGGAATTGGCCAGGTCCTTGGTATCCATCTGGAGGAGGTTGCctaggacagggagagggaagggtccgGGGGGCAGCTTCCCGGCCCTCCGCCTCCTCCCACGggtcaggagaaagaacaagatgCAGACGCAGGCCACCAGGAGCAGCCCCGCGGTGCCCACTGCTGCCATGCTGCCTCCGCTTAGATTTGCCCCCGGCCCGGGCACAGGTCCCCAACCCCACCTTCGGATCTGGGATGGGCTTCCCAGAACTCAATCAATGGTCACCCGATGGAGAGATAAACACCAGGGACCGTCACGTGATCCTTCTGGCAAGAGGATCGTGATGACCTAACTGGGGAAAACAGATTTGGTATGTTtcactctgtcagtcagtcatatttattgagcacttactatgtgcaaagcattggactgaacgcttgagggagtacaatagaacagacacattccctgcctacaaggggcttacagttcagagggcaggaaataaatgacagaggtggacataagtggtgtggggctgggaggggggatgaataaagggagcaagtcaggcctatgcagaagggaacgggagaagaggaaaggagggcttaaggaaggcctcttggaggagatgggccttcaggaaggcttggaAGGCTGCGGCGCCTGGCCTCCCAATGAGCCAGCACAATTGGGGACTGCTCCGGACCCCTTCGGGGGTACTCCCCTGACATGGGACCCCTTACCCAAAGGCCCACCTTATTGCCAGATCCCACCCAATCCACATAGAACTCTcttggggaagaggatggggaggcagactgtCTGATAGAGaaacttttaaaaatggtatttgttgttattataacaaataattgcatttattaagtgcttactatgtgccaggaactgtactaagcactgaggccgggtacaagctaatcaggttggacagagtccatgtcccacatggagcttaattcccatttgagagATAAGGTAATAGAGGCCAttgatcattcatatttattgagtgcttactgctactactaataataactgtggtatttgttaagtgcttaccatgtgctggattctggggtggggtggatacaaagtaatcaggttgtattcaggccctgtcccacatggggctcacagtcttaatccgcattttacagatgaggtaactgaggcacggataagtaaggtgacttgcccaaggtcacacagcagacaagtgacggagccagggctagaacccaggtccttctgactcccagcccggtgatctatccactgggccactctgtggGTGGGGATCAAATCTACTAACTGGGACaggggaggacaatataacaatccaatggacacattccctccctgtgaggagcttagagtctagaaggggagaaagacactaatataaataaatcaattacaggtatgtatataagtgctgtggggctgggagagagactcaatatgtccaagactgaactccttatcttccctcccaaatcctgccctctccctgactttcccatcacggtagacagcactaccatccttcccgtctcacaagcccgcaaccttggtgtcatcctcgactctgctttcttgttcacccctcacatccaatccgtcaccaaaacctgccggtctcacctcctcaacattgccaagatccgccttttcctctccatccaaactgctaccctgctggttcaatctctcatcctatcctgactggatttactgcatcagcctcctctctgatctcccatcccccatctctcccctcttcagtctatacttcacgctgctgcccagatcatctttgtgcagaaacgctctgggcatgttactcccctcctcaaaaatctccagtggttaccagtcaacctacgcatcaggcaaaaactcctcactcttggcttcaaggctgtccatcaccttgcccccgcctacctcacctcccttctctccttctccagcccagaccgcaccctccactcctctgccgctaacctcctcactgtgcctcattcttgcctgtcccgccgtcaacccccggcccacgtcctccccctggccttgaatgcccttcctccgtacatccgccaagctagctctctttctcccttcaaagccctactgagagctcacctcctccaggaggccttcccagactgagtcccctctttcctctccccctccccatccccaccaccctatctccttcccctccccaccgcacctgtatatacgtttgtacagatctattactctattttacttgtacatatttactattctatttattttattttgttaatatgttttgttttgttgtctgtctctcccttctggactgtgagccccttgttgggtagggaccttctctatatgttaccaacttggacttcccaagcatttagtacagtgctctacacacagtaagctctcaattaatatgattgaatgaatgaatgaatgagtgaataaagggagcaagtcagggtgagcagaagggagcgggagaagaggaaaggaggccttagccagggaaagcttcctggaggagatgtgccttcaataaggctttggatgaTGGGGTGGCAagtatgtgccagacgctgttctaagcgctggggtacataggaGCTAATTAGGTTAGGCACAGAGAGTAGGATGAATGATCAAAAGCCTAAAGGGCTCGCATCCAATTGCCTCCCTCTCCACAGGGACCATTGGTCCAATTCATACCAAGGGCTCGTATGGGGGTGtcaactaggggaagcagcgtggactggGGAAACAGCACGGCAGAGTGAATAGAGCTGGGgccacggagtcagaaggtcatgggttctaatccccgctctgccacttgtctgctctgtggcattggatgagtcattttgcttctctgtgcctcagttacctcatctggaaaagggggattgagactgtgatctccacctgggatggggactgtgtccgatttgattcatttgtattcccccgcctccccagcgcttagtacagagcccgtcgcatagtaagtgcttaacaaataccaaaatactg
This region includes:
- the LOC119945684 gene encoding cytochrome P450 2B11-like isoform X2 — protein: MAAVGTAGLLLVACVCILFFLLTRGRRRRAGKLPPGPFPLPVLGNLLQMDTKDLANSIQALRARYGPVFSVHFGIIMSKGERWRDLRRFSLSALRDWGMGKRGLEERVQDEAQSLLEEFRKTQGQPFDPRFLLGSATANVICQVVFGQRFSYTDDDFLTLMRLLNESSQLQNSLSGQIYNMIPSIMDYLPGPHQRIFTNIRRIQDFGASWVDKHRETLEPSAPRDYIDSFLLKMQQERQQPDSEFTLENLKMCVHDLFIAGTETVTITLRYALLILLKYPAVADKIYEEIHQVIGQERAPAVKDRALMPYTDATIHEIQRHLNLLPLGFPRATVRDILFHGFVIPKGTTVYPVLGSVLNDPQQFPEPESFAPEHFLDEKGAFKKSGAFVVFAAGKRNCVGEGIARMELFLFLTTLLQSLRFSQPSGVEAVDVQPGIRGVANLPRPFQICVTPR
- the LOC119945684 gene encoding cytochrome P450 2C27-like isoform X1, whose amino-acid sequence is MAAVGTAGLLLVACVCILFFLLTRGRRRRAGKLPPGPFPLPVLGNLLQMDTKDLANSIQALRARYGPVFSVHFGEERAVMVLGYEAVREVLLERGDEFLARGSFPSLDRTNRGLGIIMSKGERWRDLRRFSLSALRDWGMGKRGLEERVQDEAQSLLEEFRKTQGQPFDPRFLLGSATANVICQVVFGQRFSYTDDDFLTLMRLLNESSQLQNSLSGQIYNMIPSIMDYLPGPHQRIFTNIRRIQDFGASWVDKHRETLEPSAPRDYIDSFLLKMQQERQQPDSEFTLENLKMCVHDLFIAGTETVTITLRYALLILLKYPAVADKIYEEIHQVIGQERAPAVKDRALMPYTDATIHEIQRHLNLLPLGFPRATVRDILFHGFVIPKGTTVYPVLGSVLNDPQQFPEPESFAPEHFLDEKGAFKKSGAFVVFAAGKRNCVGEGIARMELFLFLTTLLQSLRFSQPSGVEAVDVQPGIRGVANLPRPFQICVTPR